The Candidatus Amarolinea dominans genome has a segment encoding these proteins:
- a CDS encoding branched-chain amino acid ABC transporter permease codes for MEQLPQQLINGIWQGAALALFAMGYTLVFGVLDIVNLAHGANYMWGAFIAFLCVTQLGWPLWVSIPLAMIGAGLLAILLDRLAFKPLRSLTMGGLVLWAGFILLLLGIIGAWPAPWGMILLGAGAALALAGIVLDYRAIRPLRQAPVPRLAPMISSIGASIIFISVAQGVFGAQVSRFPPEIFPTAPLSLFGRAVIAPIQVLVLVLALSLMLTLRLLIERTSLGRAIRAIAWNERTARLLGINVDWVVAQTFFLSGALAGAAGVLLGLAFNRLEPTMGNEVELAGLTVIIVGGMGSIGGAAVAAFLVGMIRVLSVAYLDSSFRDAFVFALLILVLLVRPSGILGRSSSVRA; via the coding sequence ATGGAACAACTCCCACAGCAGCTCATCAACGGTATCTGGCAAGGGGCTGCCCTGGCACTGTTTGCCATGGGCTACACCCTGGTCTTTGGGGTGCTCGATATCGTCAACCTGGCACACGGCGCCAACTACATGTGGGGCGCGTTCATCGCGTTCTTGTGTGTCACGCAGTTGGGCTGGCCGCTGTGGGTTTCTATTCCGCTAGCCATGATCGGCGCGGGCCTGCTGGCGATTCTGCTCGATCGCCTCGCGTTCAAACCGCTACGCAGCTTGACGATGGGCGGCCTGGTGCTCTGGGCCGGCTTCATCCTTTTACTGCTCGGCATCATCGGCGCCTGGCCCGCGCCCTGGGGGATGATCCTGCTCGGCGCCGGCGCCGCGCTGGCGCTGGCCGGCATCGTGCTTGACTATCGCGCGATCCGGCCGCTGCGCCAGGCGCCGGTGCCGCGCCTGGCGCCGATGATTTCCTCGATCGGCGCGTCCATCATCTTCATCAGCGTGGCGCAGGGCGTTTTTGGTGCGCAGGTCTCCCGCTTTCCCCCTGAGATTTTCCCCACCGCCCCCCTGTCCCTCTTCGGGCGCGCGGTCATTGCGCCGATTCAGGTTCTGGTTCTTGTCCTTGCCCTCAGCCTGATGCTCACCCTGCGCCTGCTCATCGAACGCACATCCCTGGGGCGCGCCATTCGCGCCATCGCCTGGAATGAACGCACGGCCCGCCTGCTCGGCATCAACGTAGACTGGGTGGTGGCGCAGACATTTTTCCTCTCTGGTGCGCTGGCCGGCGCGGCCGGCGTACTGCTGGGCCTGGCCTTCAACCGCCTGGAGCCAACCATGGGCAACGAGGTGGAACTGGCCGGGCTGACCGTCATCATCGTGGGCGGCATGGGCAGCATCGGCGGCGCGGCCGTGGCGGCCTTTCTGGTGGGCATGATTCGTGTCTTGAGTGTGGCCTACCTTGACAGCAGCTTCCGCGATGCCTTCGTCTTTGCCCTGCTCATCTTGGTCCTGCTCGTGCGTCCCAGCGGCATCCTCGGCCGCAGCAGCAGCGTACGCGCCTGA
- a CDS encoding M23 family metallopeptidase, which translates to MIKHSHPRHYVIYGLLILAVTAALMVITVYAAYSIRRPITDNGGIVNQVYLYGEESGGQVHRGVDFRHGTGTNVRSTDDGRVMAVNEDVRDNQNTEGAFGNYVMIRHARMHYDRAVGQMAYVYSIYAHLKYNSISVNVDDTVSAGQVIAQSNSTGNSTLSHLHLQVNLSTDLNRTDPEDWEWSQNTSRNPELWLEAFNNSGVQTTSAIGKLTDVNGNPVGGKLIWGMEKPLAAEGDPAHNFLTAQTYAYAWANADDLLVENFGTTDVQPGTYHLYARYPNGALYEDLGNHTFVAGRTTFIGLYPAYLPDVLSNYYGWNSTILVRNNSQVKVAQVNTSLLADDEYGVDRQNTDFIALNGTREVRFSNYCFYCRGSSLAVSSQDQAVIVENRYSGGDYGDGSAAVAYSAFDAGSAAMYLPYAVYYPDAVTGGVPFVQYSRFTVQNATTAAASLQLTYINRGGVTDFTRTDTLLANGLRASQQVYWPV; encoded by the coding sequence ATGATCAAGCATTCTCACCCACGACATTACGTCATCTATGGCTTGCTTATTCTTGCTGTTACTGCGGCTCTTATGGTCATAACCGTATATGCTGCCTATTCTATCCGAAGGCCCATCACTGATAACGGTGGCATCGTCAATCAAGTCTACTTGTATGGAGAAGAATCTGGTGGCCAAGTTCATAGAGGTGTAGACTTCCGGCATGGAACAGGTACCAATGTTCGGTCTACCGATGATGGAAGAGTAATGGCCGTTAACGAGGATGTGCGTGACAATCAAAACACAGAGGGTGCATTTGGCAACTACGTGATGATACGGCATGCTCGAATGCACTACGATCGTGCAGTGGGTCAAATGGCCTATGTGTACTCAATCTACGCGCATCTGAAGTATAACAGCATAAGCGTCAATGTTGATGATACTGTCAGTGCCGGACAGGTAATTGCCCAGTCCAATAGCACGGGTAATAGCACCCTTTCTCATCTTCACCTGCAGGTCAATCTTTCCACGGATCTCAACCGTACTGACCCAGAGGATTGGGAGTGGTCGCAAAACACCTCGCGCAATCCTGAGCTGTGGTTGGAAGCGTTCAATAATAGCGGTGTTCAGACGACCAGCGCGATAGGCAAACTCACCGATGTCAACGGTAATCCTGTTGGCGGCAAGCTGATCTGGGGAATGGAGAAGCCCCTGGCAGCGGAAGGGGACCCGGCGCACAATTTCCTGACAGCACAGACCTATGCCTACGCCTGGGCCAATGCGGACGACCTGCTTGTGGAGAATTTTGGCACTACGGATGTTCAACCGGGTACCTACCATCTCTATGCGCGCTATCCCAACGGCGCCCTGTATGAAGACCTGGGCAACCACACCTTTGTGGCGGGTCGAACCACCTTCATCGGACTGTATCCCGCTTATCTGCCGGACGTTCTATCCAACTACTACGGCTGGAACTCGACCATCCTGGTGCGCAACAACAGCCAGGTGAAGGTAGCCCAGGTCAACACCAGCTTGCTCGCCGACGATGAGTACGGGGTAGACCGACAGAATACCGACTTCATTGCGCTCAACGGCACCAGGGAGGTGCGCTTCTCCAACTATTGCTTCTATTGTCGGGGCTCCAGCCTGGCGGTGAGCAGCCAGGACCAGGCCGTGATCGTGGAGAATCGCTATAGCGGCGGCGATTATGGGGATGGCAGCGCGGCGGTTGCGTACAGTGCTTTCGACGCGGGTAGCGCCGCGATGTACCTACCCTATGCCGTCTACTACCCGGATGCGGTCACCGGCGGCGTGCCTTTCGTCCAGTATTCCCGCTTCACGGTGCAAAACGCCACCACCGCAGCCGCCAGCCTGCAGCTCACGTACATCAACCGCGGCGGTGTGACCGACTTCACGCGCACCGACACCCTGCTGGCGAACGGCCTTCGCGCAAGCCAACAGGTGTATTGGCCTGTCTAG
- a CDS encoding histidine phosphatase family protein yields the protein MNSIVPTTLLFIRHGETDANVNGQLEGATDRPLNATGQAQAQALAARLLSENRPIQVIYSSSLTRARQTAAALATALGELPVQVDPDLSEYRLGEWDGLTLEELRDEKQMWVRTASDPHFAPPGGESAMQFGLRLVRAVRAILSRHPGQTVAIFSHGGALATVLALLLENQGNRWPGYQMDNCGISEVVFEPAPRLVRMNDVGHIGEMLNEER from the coding sequence ATGAATTCAATCGTCCCAACAACGCTCCTTTTCATCCGTCATGGCGAGACCGACGCCAACGTCAACGGCCAGTTGGAAGGCGCCACCGACAGGCCGCTCAACGCCACCGGGCAGGCGCAAGCCCAAGCCCTGGCCGCCCGCCTGCTGAGCGAAAACCGGCCTATCCAGGTCATCTACAGCAGTTCGCTGACCCGCGCCCGGCAGACGGCCGCCGCCCTGGCTACGGCGCTCGGCGAACTGCCGGTGCAGGTTGACCCCGACTTGTCTGAGTATCGCTTGGGCGAGTGGGACGGCTTGACCTTGGAGGAACTGCGCGACGAGAAACAGATGTGGGTGCGCACGGCAAGCGACCCGCATTTTGCTCCGCCCGGCGGTGAGTCGGCCATGCAGTTCGGCTTGCGCCTCGTGCGCGCCGTGCGCGCCATCCTCAGCCGCCACCCAGGCCAGACCGTCGCCATCTTCAGTCACGGCGGCGCCCTGGCCACCGTGCTGGCCCTGCTCCTGGAAAACCAGGGCAATCGCTGGCCTGGGTACCAGATGGACAACTGCGGTATCAGCGAGGTGGTGTTCGAACCGGCGCCGCGCCTCGTGCGCATGAATGATGTCGGTCATATCGGAGAAATGCTGAACGAGGAACGCTGA
- a CDS encoding type II toxin-antitoxin system RelE/ParE family toxin yields the protein MIQSFADDETEYFYTTGRSRRLPTEIRARAAMRLTQLNASTRIEDLHLPPSNRLEALRHDRSGQWSIRINDQWRVCFRFENGDAIDVEIVDYH from the coding sequence GTGATTCAATCATTCGCTGATGACGAAACGGAATACTTCTACACCACCGGCAGGTCACGCCGTCTCCCAACCGAGATTCGCGCTCGTGCAGCGATGCGGCTCACACAACTGAATGCATCCACGCGCATCGAGGATCTACACCTACCACCGTCGAACCGCTTAGAGGCACTGAGGCATGACCGCAGCGGACAGTGGAGCATCCGCATCAATGACCAGTGGCGGGTCTGTTTTCGTTTCGAGAATGGCGACGCTATTGACGTCGAAATCGTTGATTATCACTGA
- a CDS encoding ABC transporter substrate-binding protein, protein MRNIRLVSLLLVAALLLAGCAQVATQPAPAPDGLSGEIAIGAVWSLTGAAAIYGPSQKQAAEMAVEEINKAGLLGKATIKLITEDDRSTKEGAIAAFEKLINQDKVIAIFGPTLSNSAKAADPIAQEKKVVVLATSNTAAGIVEIGDFIFRNSLPEASVIPNTIKMTKAKLGYKRVAVLYGDDDAFTKSGYDAFKAALDAEGIEILTTETFKKGDTDFSAQLTKIKSLNPEAIVVSALAEEAAGIMSQGRQLGIPDSVRFIGGNGFNSPKLAQLAGAAAEGAISGAAWFVNSDAPGNQDFVKAYNAKYGANPDQFAAQAYAAVYIMASAIKNAGKAEGQAIRDTLAQVKDADTVLGKFSFAASRDPVHAPIVQVVKDGKFDLFK, encoded by the coding sequence ATGCGGAACATTCGTCTTGTTTCTCTATTGTTAGTGGCGGCGCTGCTCCTCGCGGGCTGCGCACAGGTGGCAACTCAGCCTGCGCCGGCGCCCGACGGCCTGAGCGGAGAGATCGCCATTGGCGCCGTCTGGTCACTGACCGGCGCGGCCGCCATCTATGGCCCGTCACAAAAACAGGCGGCCGAGATGGCGGTAGAGGAAATCAACAAGGCTGGCTTGCTAGGCAAAGCCACGATCAAGTTGATAACTGAGGATGATCGCTCAACGAAAGAAGGCGCCATCGCCGCGTTCGAGAAGCTGATCAACCAGGATAAAGTCATCGCCATTTTTGGGCCGACCCTGTCCAACTCGGCCAAGGCCGCCGACCCCATCGCCCAGGAGAAGAAGGTAGTGGTGCTGGCCACCTCCAACACGGCCGCCGGCATCGTCGAAATTGGCGATTTCATCTTCCGCAACAGCTTGCCTGAGGCGTCCGTGATTCCCAACACGATCAAGATGACCAAAGCCAAGCTGGGCTACAAGCGGGTGGCCGTTCTCTACGGTGACGACGACGCCTTTACCAAGAGCGGCTATGATGCCTTCAAGGCTGCCCTGGACGCCGAAGGCATCGAGATCTTGACCACCGAGACGTTCAAAAAAGGTGACACCGACTTCTCGGCGCAGTTGACCAAGATCAAGTCGCTGAACCCCGAGGCCATCGTGGTCTCCGCGCTGGCAGAAGAAGCGGCGGGCATCATGTCCCAGGGCCGACAGCTCGGCATTCCCGATAGCGTTCGTTTCATTGGCGGCAACGGCTTCAACTCGCCCAAACTGGCGCAGTTGGCCGGCGCGGCCGCTGAGGGCGCCATCTCCGGCGCGGCCTGGTTCGTCAACTCCGACGCGCCTGGCAACCAGGATTTCGTCAAGGCCTACAACGCCAAGTACGGCGCCAATCCCGACCAGTTCGCCGCGCAGGCCTATGCCGCGGTCTACATCATGGCCTCGGCCATCAAGAACGCAGGCAAGGCGGAGGGGCAGGCAATTCGCGATACCCTGGCACAGGTCAAGGACGCGGACACCGTGCTCGGTAAGTTCTCCTTCGCCGCCAGCCGCGACCCTGTGCATGCCCCGATCGTGCAGGTGGTCAAGGACGGCAAGTTCGATCTGTTCAAGTAG
- a CDS encoding ABC transporter ATP-binding protein produces MPDRTQTLLRVADVSRQFGGLTALDHVSFDVMAGAICGLIGPNGAGKTTLINIISGLTPVNSGRITFDGAVISGLPAHDIARCGIGRTFQNIRLFGDLSVLENVMVGHHLRQPGAIIETLLRLPRSRRAEQATQAAALGLLRRLRVEHLAAAAAGALSYGDQRRVEMARALALEPRLLLLDEPAAGMIAAETEQLAHLLLELRAAGLTLLVIEHHMDLIMSICDQVVVLNFGRTIAAGTPDQVRHDPRVIEAYLGNEGDEGQ; encoded by the coding sequence ATGCCTGATCGCACCCAGACGCTGCTGCGCGTCGCCGATGTCAGCCGCCAGTTTGGTGGCCTGACCGCGCTCGATCATGTCTCCTTCGATGTCATGGCCGGCGCCATTTGTGGTTTGATTGGGCCGAATGGAGCCGGCAAGACCACGCTCATCAACATCATCAGCGGGCTGACTCCGGTCAACAGCGGGCGCATCACCTTCGACGGCGCGGTGATCAGCGGCCTGCCTGCGCATGACATTGCCCGTTGTGGCATCGGCCGCACCTTTCAGAACATCCGCCTGTTTGGCGACCTGTCGGTGCTGGAGAATGTCATGGTCGGCCACCACCTGCGCCAGCCGGGCGCCATCATCGAGACGCTGCTGCGTCTGCCGCGCAGCCGGCGCGCGGAGCAGGCGACGCAGGCCGCCGCCCTGGGCCTCCTGCGCCGGTTGCGCGTGGAGCACCTGGCGGCGGCCGCGGCCGGGGCGCTCTCCTATGGTGATCAGCGCCGCGTGGAAATGGCGCGCGCCCTGGCGCTGGAGCCACGGCTGCTGCTGCTCGATGAACCGGCGGCCGGCATGATCGCCGCGGAAACTGAGCAACTGGCGCATCTCCTGCTGGAACTGCGCGCGGCCGGCCTGACCCTGTTGGTCATCGAACATCACATGGATTTGATCATGAGCATCTGCGATCAGGTGGTGGTGCTCAACTTTGGCCGCACCATCGCCGCCGGGACGCCGGACCAGGTGCGTCATGACCCCCGCGTCATCGAGGCCTATTTGGGCAATGAAGGCGATGAAGGCCAATGA
- a CDS encoding ABC transporter ATP-binding protein, translating to MLTVTNLQTAYGAIAALKGITFTVAQGSVVALVGANGAGKSTTLNTISGLLAPREGRITFDAQDITGWRADRVAALGLVQVPEGRQILAPLSVEENLLLGANRRRDRAHIHADLEATFQRFPRLRERRRQEAGSLSGGEQQMLAIGRALMARPRLVMMDEPSLGLAPLLVQEIFRIIADLKAQGATILLVEQNARKALQIADYAYVLESGHIVQQGPAAQLRADPAIVEAYLGKSRAPMPTS from the coding sequence ATGCTCACGGTGACGAATCTACAGACAGCCTACGGTGCGATTGCCGCGCTGAAGGGCATCACATTCACGGTGGCACAGGGCAGCGTGGTCGCGCTGGTGGGCGCCAATGGCGCGGGCAAATCCACCACCCTGAACACGATCAGCGGGCTGTTGGCCCCGCGCGAGGGCCGCATCACGTTCGACGCGCAGGATATTACAGGCTGGCGCGCGGATCGGGTGGCTGCCCTGGGCCTGGTGCAGGTGCCCGAAGGCCGCCAAATCCTGGCGCCGCTGAGCGTGGAAGAAAATCTGCTGTTGGGCGCCAACCGGCGGCGTGACCGCGCCCACATTCACGCCGACCTGGAGGCGACCTTTCAGCGCTTTCCGCGGCTGCGTGAGCGGCGGCGCCAGGAGGCCGGTTCGCTCTCCGGCGGCGAACAGCAAATGTTAGCCATCGGCCGCGCGTTGATGGCGCGGCCACGCCTGGTGATGATGGATGAACCGTCGCTGGGGCTGGCGCCGCTGCTGGTGCAGGAGATTTTCCGCATCATCGCCGATTTGAAAGCGCAAGGCGCAACCATTCTCCTGGTGGAACAGAACGCGCGCAAGGCTCTGCAGATCGCCGACTACGCCTATGTCCTGGAGAGCGGGCACATCGTGCAGCAAGGGCCGGCCGCCCAGTTACGCGCAGACCCAGCCATTGTAGAGGCCTATCTCGGCAAAAGCCGCGCGCCAATGCCCACTTCCTGA
- a CDS encoding PD40 domain-containing protein, which produces MNGLHMRLTIALGALLLAGLLVVLASCGPGWPPSVTPEPLTEVAQPQAMPSSTAGPIVSLFQSPIQTPTPIPTPWIEPPPPTRRPTPTIPPVPTRLPTPVVTRIPTAVPPIIPLPPGEPEPYTIVYREGSVVRAVDSDGRNDRVVIDIPAQLSRFLVDRSFLVGTWASPAPDGSRLALVASDFENLDTLPRGKQVEFAIYLLDPATRDLRLLVEDGVKPVWSPDGARIAYRSTRTQGLWVVDVATGDTQELFAVGYPETEHQADWFTWSPDAQRIAVVKNWGGVANVGGIWIVNVGNGGESRQVVSMEMNALGLEWSPTGKDVLFRSRKGERLTPGRPLSIWIVEADTGVQRQLTRNMSAGGGAPVWSPDGNWIAFAGTNLLEGEPYQYDLWLISNDGNALARLNNDPATDLNPVWTPDGQRIVFYREGDGIWDVTLRDGSLRQAWDHDVVSFLLLR; this is translated from the coding sequence ATGAATGGGTTGCACATGAGATTGACTATCGCACTGGGGGCGCTGCTGTTGGCCGGTCTGCTGGTTGTGTTAGCCAGTTGCGGGCCCGGGTGGCCGCCAAGTGTCACGCCAGAGCCGCTGACTGAGGTCGCGCAGCCGCAAGCGATGCCAAGCAGCACAGCGGGACCTATCGTATCACTATTCCAGTCTCCTATCCAGACGCCGACGCCTATCCCCACGCCGTGGATCGAGCCGCCCCCACCGACCCGGCGACCGACGCCCACCATTCCGCCTGTGCCCACGCGGCTGCCCACGCCGGTGGTGACCCGCATCCCTACCGCGGTGCCGCCCATCATTCCGCTGCCACCGGGAGAGCCGGAACCATACACCATCGTCTATCGAGAGGGCAGTGTGGTGCGAGCCGTGGACAGCGACGGCCGCAACGACCGGGTGGTGATAGACATTCCTGCCCAATTATCGCGCTTTCTGGTTGACCGCAGCTTCCTGGTGGGCACCTGGGCCAGTCCTGCGCCCGATGGCAGCCGACTGGCGCTGGTGGCAAGCGATTTCGAGAACCTCGATACGTTACCGAGGGGGAAACAGGTTGAATTCGCCATCTATCTCCTCGATCCGGCGACCAGGGACCTGCGATTGCTGGTGGAAGACGGCGTCAAGCCGGTGTGGTCACCGGATGGTGCTCGCATTGCCTATCGCAGCACCCGAACCCAGGGGTTGTGGGTGGTAGATGTGGCCACAGGGGACACTCAAGAACTGTTCGCTGTAGGCTATCCCGAAACCGAGCATCAGGCCGATTGGTTCACATGGTCACCCGATGCGCAGAGAATCGCCGTGGTGAAGAACTGGGGCGGTGTCGCCAATGTAGGGGGTATTTGGATCGTCAATGTGGGCAATGGCGGCGAGTCTCGTCAAGTAGTTTCAATGGAGATGAACGCCTTGGGTCTCGAGTGGTCTCCTACTGGTAAGGACGTTTTGTTCCGATCAAGGAAAGGTGAACGACTAACTCCCGGACGACCGCTTAGCATTTGGATTGTCGAAGCAGACACCGGAGTACAGCGGCAGTTGACTCGAAACATGAGCGCTGGCGGCGGCGCACCAGTCTGGTCGCCGGATGGCAATTGGATTGCTTTTGCAGGAACGAATCTATTGGAAGGCGAACCCTATCAATATGACCTTTGGCTGATTAGCAATGATGGGAATGCACTCGCACGCCTGAATAATGACCCTGCTACTGACCTGAACCCAGTCTGGACACCGGATGGGCAGCGGATAGTATTCTACAGGGAAGGCGACGGGATTTGGGATGTGACCCTCAGAGACGGTTCACTCAGGCAAGCCTGGGATCACGATGTCGTATCGTTTCTTCTCTTGCGATAG
- a CDS encoding PD40 domain-containing protein has translation MNGLHMRLTIALGALLLAGLLVVLASCGPGWPPSVTPEPLTEVAQPQAMPSSTTGPIVSLFQSPIQTPTPVPTLWIEPPPPTRRPTPTIPPVPTRLPTPVVTRIPTAVPPIIPLPPGQTASYTIAFRTGNLIRAIRNDGTSERVLIDVHAQVPLFLASQDMGVDTWANPSPDGTQLALVLSNVESRTSLSKGEAPEYSIYLFDLRMGILRQLVQGGIEPVWSPGGARIAYHSTRTQGLWIVDVATGDRGEIYPVDRENEHKAVNFAWAPGGQRLVLVDSVFRRSATMVVVEADGGGSVPVLVSPQAPELYFPQWSPNGDKILYVSLLGERSGPDYPYNLWIMNPDGSRQTQLTRDIDVTAGIPRWSPDGNWIVFTGIRYYEEPQPLTDLWLIDRTGTELKHLTSNFTSASNEWLATWSPDGTQLIYVTDLRRVWTLSLSIGVQTGLSATPDFIVLSSLDY, from the coding sequence ATGAATGGGTTGCACATGAGATTGACTATCGCACTGGGGGCGCTGCTGTTGGCCGGTCTGCTGGTTGTGTTAGCCAGTTGCGGGCCCGGGTGGCCGCCAAGTGTCACGCCAGAGCCGCTGACTGAAGTCGCGCAGCCGCAGGCGATGCCAAGCAGCACAACGGGACCTATCGTATCACTATTCCAGTCTCCTATCCAGACACCGACGCCTGTCCCCACGCTGTGGATCGAGCCGCCCCCACCGACCCGGCGACCGACGCCCACCATTCCGCCTGTGCCCACGCGGCTGCCCACGCCGGTGGTGACCCGCATCCCCACCGCGGTACCGCCCATCATTCCGCTGCCACCGGGACAGACCGCATCGTATACGATTGCTTTTCGTACCGGTAATCTTATTCGCGCTATCCGCAATGATGGTACGAGCGAGCGCGTGCTAATAGATGTTCACGCCCAAGTGCCACTCTTTTTAGCCAGCCAAGATATGGGTGTTGACACATGGGCCAATCCGTCACCAGATGGAACTCAACTTGCCTTAGTATTGAGCAACGTAGAAAGTCGGACATCCTTAAGTAAAGGTGAAGCACCCGAATATAGCATCTATCTATTCGATCTTCGAATGGGGATCTTGCGGCAGCTGGTGCAGGGTGGAATCGAACCGGTTTGGTCTCCTGGCGGCGCGCGCATCGCCTATCACAGTACTCGGACTCAGGGCTTGTGGATTGTGGATGTGGCGACCGGGGATCGAGGCGAGATTTATCCGGTTGATCGAGAAAATGAACATAAAGCCGTCAATTTCGCTTGGGCGCCCGGTGGACAGCGTTTGGTCTTGGTGGACAGTGTTTTTCGGCGGTCTGCCACGATGGTGGTCGTTGAGGCAGACGGTGGAGGATCTGTTCCTGTGCTGGTGTCACCACAGGCACCGGAACTGTACTTTCCACAATGGTCGCCTAATGGCGATAAGATTCTGTATGTCTCTCTGTTAGGCGAGAGATCAGGTCCTGATTATCCTTACAACTTGTGGATTATGAACCCTGATGGATCCAGACAAACCCAACTCACGCGAGACATTGACGTGACCGCGGGGATTCCCCGTTGGTCTCCTGATGGAAATTGGATTGTATTTACCGGAATTCGATATTATGAAGAGCCCCAACCCCTTACCGACCTGTGGCTTATCGATAGGACAGGAACCGAGCTGAAACATCTAACCTCGAATTTTACGAGCGCCAGCAACGAATGGCTGGCGACCTGGTCTCCAGATGGCACCCAACTGATCTATGTTACTGATTTAAGGAGGGTGTGGACTCTCTCGCTGAGCATTGGAGTGCAAACCGGGCTTTCAGCAACGCCTGATTTCATCGTTCTTTCTTCGTTAGACTATTAG
- a CDS encoding DUF4143 domain-containing protein, with product MGAVFETSVYTELLKRYGSQQVGYWRTTDKREVDFIVRQPGVTLLIETKLTFPHGTPPLLKAAGAAVGDAVAEVEDYRVVGLYGRPAEDRMIYPWQLYF from the coding sequence GTGGGAGCGGTCTTCGAGACCAGCGTCTACACGGAACTGCTCAAACGCTACGGCAGCCAGCAGGTAGGTTACTGGCGGACCACCGACAAGCGCGAGGTTGACTTTATCGTGCGCCAGCCAGGAGTCACCCTACTGATCGAGACCAAGCTCACTTTTCCGCATGGGACACCTCCCCTGCTGAAGGCTGCTGGCGCCGCCGTCGGTGATGCTGTGGCTGAGGTGGAGGATTATCGAGTCGTGGGGCTGTACGGGCGCCCCGCCGAGGATCGGATGATCTACCCCTGGCAGTTGTACTTCTGA
- a CDS encoding HigA family addiction module antidote protein codes for MISSGLPPIHPGEFLLEILHELGISQAQFARAIGVSPMRVSYVVNRTRPVTAELALLFGRALDQSPQYWLNLQAAYDLKTAEIAIGQQLLTVAQLAPARQANTPVGLREGRSPAGCRCA; via the coding sequence ATGATCAGTAGTGGTTTGCCGCCCATTCACCCCGGCGAGTTTCTGCTTGAGATACTGCATGAACTTGGCATTTCACAGGCACAGTTTGCGCGCGCCATTGGCGTATCGCCTATGCGCGTGTCGTATGTCGTCAATCGCACACGCCCGGTGACGGCGGAACTTGCACTGCTTTTCGGTCGCGCACTGGACCAATCGCCGCAATACTGGCTCAATCTACAAGCGGCTTACGACCTGAAGACTGCTGAGATAGCTATCGGCCAGCAGTTGCTGACCGTTGCCCAGTTGGCGCCTGCTAGACAGGCCAATACACCTGTTGGCTTGCGCGAAGGCCGTTCGCCAGCAGGGTGTCGGTGCGCGTGA
- a CDS encoding branched-chain amino acid ABC transporter permease has product MPAFISNHISLVNFTLINIALGLSIYLTLATGLLSLSNAGFMAIGAYTAAIVATQTRLPLGAGLALAMLIGVLLAVPFGLIILRLRDIYLAIATLGFGEIVRIIALNGDKLLRAFSGQPDLTIFNGAEGITLTYRTPQIILGLPHTTWPILLYVLACIYLLATLQHSRYGRLMAAIRLDEAAASTLGIQVVRYKLLVFVLGAALAAGAGALSTPIVRVIDPRNYVFGRAVDILAYAVLGGMTHWAGPILGAILLSTLPETLRFLRAQREVINGLVIMLAIIYLPRGLADPHFWRRLRFWSRVPAAAQE; this is encoded by the coding sequence ATGCCTGCGTTCATCAGCAACCACATCTCCCTCGTCAACTTCACCCTCATCAACATCGCCCTGGGGCTGAGCATCTACCTGACCCTTGCAACCGGCCTGCTCTCCCTGTCCAATGCCGGCTTCATGGCGATCGGCGCCTACACGGCCGCCATCGTCGCCACGCAAACGAGGCTGCCGCTGGGCGCCGGGCTGGCCCTGGCCATGCTCATCGGCGTGCTGCTGGCCGTACCCTTCGGCTTGATCATCCTGCGCCTGCGCGACATCTACCTGGCGATTGCCACCCTGGGCTTTGGCGAGATCGTGCGCATTATCGCCCTCAATGGCGACAAACTGCTGCGCGCCTTCAGCGGCCAGCCCGACCTGACTATTTTCAACGGCGCCGAAGGCATCACCCTCACCTACCGCACGCCACAGATCATCCTCGGCCTGCCGCACACCACCTGGCCGATCCTGCTCTACGTCCTGGCCTGCATTTACCTGCTGGCCACCCTGCAGCATTCACGCTACGGCCGCTTGATGGCCGCCATCCGCCTGGATGAAGCAGCCGCGTCAACCCTCGGCATCCAGGTGGTGCGCTACAAGCTGCTCGTCTTCGTCCTCGGCGCGGCGTTGGCCGCCGGCGCCGGCGCCTTGAGCACCCCCATCGTACGCGTGATTGATCCGCGCAACTATGTCTTCGGCCGCGCCGTGGACATTCTGGCCTACGCGGTGCTCGGCGGCATGACCCACTGGGCCGGCCCGATCCTGGGCGCCATTCTACTGTCAACCCTGCCGGAGACCCTGCGTTTTTTGCGGGCGCAGCGCGAAGTGATCAACGGCTTGGTCATCATGCTGGCCATCATCTATTTGCCGCGCGGGCTGGCCGATCCACACTTTTGGCGCCGCCTGCGCTTCTGGTCACGCGTGCCCGCCGCGGCGCAGGAGTGA